Below is a genomic region from Vitis riparia cultivar Riparia Gloire de Montpellier isolate 1030 chromosome 16, EGFV_Vit.rip_1.0, whole genome shotgun sequence.
TGCATGCTGGTGCTTGCCATGGATGGACATTTCAATACTCAGTGAGAAGCCCGGAAATGGAGGATGTGGAGGTATTCACTGCATTCCCCTGAAATAGCAACTGCCTGCAATTATGAAAAGCCTAATGAGTTGGTTGTGCAATATTATTGATTATTGTTGATGATTTTGGCTAATAATACAAAATTGATGTAATTTCCAATGTTATTAGACACCTGTATTTGTAGAAGATACTTTTTGGTATCTATAATAACAAATAAGAAATGTTTTAATTGTTCATAAATATATAGTCTAATGCATGGCTGATAATTGAATTTAAGATAATTCTGAATTAGAAATAGTATCCCATTGCATTCTGGTGGGGTTATgaaggaaaatatgtttgacaatttaaaaatagaagatagttttataatcttaaaaacaaaaaatagcttatttttggaaaatatttttttagttatttttatttatcttttgattttttaaaataattatatacatatagagtgattaaaaataaagtataataaataaaagttatatttaaaaatataaaaaatagattcagaACATTTCACAtttctaaacaaacttttgtaCTGAAAAACATTAGATAatagtatttttcaaaactattttcgagAACAATTCCCAAACAAAGCTTTAATTTCTATATCTCTTAATTTCCTTCATTGTCCATTTGGGTTATCACATTCCAAAACTTTTCATATCCCATCAATGTCATTTTCCATCCAAATGCACCAAGGAACCTTGTTCAAAGGTTGAAAAGGGTGGTGGTGGTGAAGGATTAGCCTTGAAAactagagaaaaatgaaataaaataaagcttttcctacaagtttttatttacttaaagaGATTCCATATCGcccttgaattttttgttttatggttAGGTGCtcaaagattgaattttttgcCTTTATTTCAAATGAAAGACTTGCATACAAGTTCTAAGGTTGATGTAGAGGAGCCCAAAGCATAGTTTCACTCAGCCAACTATAAGAAGGTTGGCAAGTAAAACAACCTCAAGGGACTTGTACTGCTGCTTAACTTCCCATTAAATATCTTAACTCCAATGCAAGGCAACTTTCATTTTGCTTTTGTCCTTTTTCTATGTGAAATAGATAGAATAATCTAATACATGCAAGTTAGTGATAGTACTTACTAATATGTAAGTGCGCAACTTGATAAAAGGAAGAAGGAATGATAAAAGAAGTGACAAGAATAACACCTTCAATCTGCAGCTCAATACAAGCCATAATCTAGTTGCATTGCTACACTACATATTATTAAGAAACCCAAGCAGTTTTACATCCATTCGCCAACACAAACACAAGTTGAAGTAACACCATGactagaaaggaaaaagaaatgaagaaataagtccaacaattcaagcaatatacatatattaagaaatctttcaaggaaatttGGGTCGGATAAATTTAGCTTTTGTTCCCccttctttctttccttgtcCATTTTCTTTGCCACTTTCCAAAGGTTTTCACAAACCACTCATGTTTCCATGAGGTCAAGCAGTACCCAATTGAAACTCCGATTACTAGCCCACTTCCGTATCCCATTAATACAAATTTCCAATCAAATTCACTAGTTGAACCTTGTTTAGAGGATGAAGATGTTGGTGGTGATGCCTCGGAACTTCCACATGCCCTTGACAAAGGACTTCCACACAATCCCAGGTTCCCATCAAGGGAAGCATTTGGAAATGttgtaaattgttttccttGTGGTATAGGCCCTGTTAGATGATTATGAGACACATTGAAGAATGCAAGGAATGTTATCCTTGTTAGTTGCAAAGGGATCTCTCCTGAGAGCTGGTTCTGGGAAAGATCCAATGACTCCAGCTGTGTTAGGTCCCCCAGGGAGGATGGGATATGGCCAGTAAGATTGTTGCCGCCAAGGTTCAGCAAATGAAGCCCATTGAGGTTCCCAATGGAGGTTGGAATTTGTCCTTTGAAATTGTTGCCCGAGAAATCAATTGCTATGAAAATATTAGGGATCTTCTTGTAAAACCTCTGCATGCCTCTATTTGTCATTGTCATTGAGTACATGTAACGGGCAGTCCATCCATACCCTGGGATTTCAAACTCCGGGCGTGCCTGCATGTACCTAAGGTCGTTTGCAATATCTGTAAGTTTCATGGCATCCCAATTTTGGAAATACTCTGATGGCAAATCACCTATAAACTTATTGTCAGAGAGGTCGACAATGCGCAACTTGGGAAACCTAAAATTGGAGTGCCAACTCCCTATTGCACCATGGAATCTGTTGGATCTCAAAATAAGAACCTGTAGCTGTGGGAGGGCTCCAagccaaaaagggaaaatatcaTCGATTTGATTGTTTCCGAGAACAAGGTGCTCGAGCATCATGCAATTGGCAAATGATCTTGGTATTTGGCCTTGGAATTGATTTTCACCTAAATCAATCACCCTCAAATTGTTTGTCATTCTGCATGTTTGAGGAATGGGGCCATCAAGGCTGTTGTTTCCCAGATCCAGTACGGACAGAGATTTGCTCAATTTGGCCAGACATTGGGGAATCCTGCCACTCAAATTGTTACTAGACAAATCAAGTAACATAAGAGAACTCATGTTGCAAATAAGTGGCGAAATTCCTCCGGTCAGTTTATTTCCAAAGACTGAATATTCACTGGTTGATGGTGGTGGAATTGGAAGTGGTCCTTGCAACATgttaaaatcaagttttaaactGCGTAACCTGGACCATGGAAGCACAACTGGATGTTGGTCAAAGCCAGTTAAAAGGTTTCCAGAAAGGTCAAGAGCCCCTAGGTTTTCTTGGCTTATGTTCCCAATCCACTTTGGAATTAGGCCATGAATTTTATTATTGGCAAGGAAGAGCAGCTCCAATTCATCTTGGTTCCGCAGGAAACTCAGTTAAGTTGCATGAATCCcatcctaaaagcttaaatttaGGGAGAGTAACATTGTTTGATAATTGGAAACTGGTGAGGTTTTTGAGCTTAAGTAACATGTTAAGTTCCACTGTCTCATTCAAGGAATTTCCTTGTACAGAAAGATATTGAAGATTTACAAGTTCAAATAATGAACTTGGGATTCCACCTTCTAAATTGTTTTCCCCAAGATCTAATTTAGTTAATTGGGTGAGGTTCATGAGCCAAGATGGGATCTGACCACTCAATTGATTCCTTGCAAGAGTCAGAGCAGTTAGTTGACTCATATTTACAAGAGAGAATGGGATTTCtccaattaaatttatttggttgAGATACAAAGTAGTGAGCTGATGtccaactcagtcaaagaaccAAGCCTCCCAATTGAAGTTGGTAACTCACCAGAAAAACTCGTACCATAAAGATGCAACTCTTTTAACGGACTGGTTTCCTGAAATTCAGGCAAATAACCAATCAGATCTAGATTGTAACTCACACTAAGAAACTTTAGGCTTGGTAGCTGAAAAATGGTCATTGGGAATTCACCATGCAATCCACATTCTCTGAGAAAGAGAGTTGTCAATGAAGATAAATTTGCCAACTCATGAGGTATTGTTGAAGAAATGTTCACCTCGCTTAGACGAAGTTTCTTTAAGTGGGCAAAGTTCTGAACCAGATTTCTCAAGCTAGGCTTTTGAAGCTGCAACATTGGGTTTGCCGAGAGATCAAGGAAAACCAATTTGGACAGTGCTAAGAGTTCTGATGGGATTTGGCCAGAGAATCTAGCATAAGAGAGATCGAGACTCCTAAGCCTTGAAAGTTGACCAACACCAAATGGGATCTCAGAGTAATTGAAATGATTATCAGAGAGGTCAAGCCTCCGGAGATGAACAAGACTGAAGAGGGTGTTGCTGGAGTTGATAGAACCATAGAGACAACTGCTGGCAAGGTGAAGGCCGATCACATGGCCAGTCTCCCTGTCACACTCAACACCATCCCAAGAGCAGCAATCacttccttctccttctccatGGGATTTCCACATTGCAACTTTTGGATAAGCAGAAGGATCACCAGAGGCATGCCCATCAATCAAAAAGCTTTGCTTGAACTGAAGCAAGGCAGAGCTCTCACTATCATGGCACAGTGGCTGCTGCATAAAAGAGGAAGAGTCAGCCACCATTGGATAAAAAGATGAGAGTAAAAGGAGAAAGCGCATGGACATGAAGAGACACAAAGTTGAGCCCATATTTTCTATGGATAATAAGAAAGCAAATGGGAGTGATAAGGGTTCACAGCCAGGATCCATAGTCTTATATAGTAATGAGCAAGGTGCATTGACTGCAATCCAGTAGATATATAAAAACCATAGTCTtaaagttgagatttttttttttttttttacataataaatatgttaaagctcattattaaaaaaaaataattctaattatgttattttaaaatttatttaattaataaatatatatataaaaaccacCATTATAATTTTCTACTGGCTTCATAGCAACTAAATATCAAATTCCAGGACAGGTACAGGGCCAATTTTGACACAGAAGAAGGGCTACTAGGTTACCAAACGCTAAGCTAAACCACCTACGTACAATCCATAACCGTCCTTACCGACATTTATTAAAGCTCAAAACTGAACCCAAAGAGACAACAAAAACTCAATTTGCAGCAGCTGCAGTAGCATATGATAAAAATGCCAAAGTTTAATATAGGAAGAAAAGTCTTAGCCTCACTTTGAAGATGACAAAGAAATATGTGCACATCGAACCAATGGCTAAGTCACCTCACTAAACAAACATGCACTGATGGGCAGGCaccatatttataaatattttttttaacattttataatgaactacataaaatataaatatcataaagcccgagagagaaaaaaatgtataaaaaaaaattatttgaaaatacagtaagaatgtgtttgacaatgattttaaaaaatattttcattttttttttagtatcttGAGAATATTAGAAGTAATTCCAAAAATCACATTATCAAATGAACAgtaagtaattttattttgagtagttattctagtttctatttttgagtTGTCAAGTCTTTGAAGGTTTCAAAATGTtaggagtttctattttttttagtgtgAGCAATTATAAATAGAAGATTATGTAACGTTTGAAAAAAGAGTGATAGaagatgaatttgaaaaaagagTGATAGTagtaattctattttttttagtagaaGATAATAGATTTTAATTCTCCCAAATTTATCTTCCTTtgtaattgtttgtttttctctatcaACCTTATTACTCCAACCAAATTGGTATCAATGCTTTTGCATAGCCAACAgtttggtatcaaagccatacaaaaaaaaaaagggcaagtGGGATGCACTTTTTTCAATTAAGTTCCTCAACTCAACAAAGACAACTATGATAATTAGAGTATCAAGATGAAGACTTTGCTTGGTTGACTAGATGCATGAGAGGTTGCAAAGGAAGGTTACAAAGAGCCATAAGATGAAACTACTCTATCCCTAATCAAAGGTATTTTTTGGAAGATATGAGGAAGAGAGACAATAAATCTCTTACTATCATCTATCAAACAATGGATGAAGGCACTTTTGAGAAGATTTCAAGTGCAATCACCTCAAAGGAAGTCTgagagatattaaaaaatacacaCAAGGTAGTTGAGAAGGTACAAAAAGTTTGTCTTCAAACTCTTAAAGGAGAATTTGAAGGTTTGaacataaaagaatttaaatcaaTCTCCGATTATTTTTCAAGAGTATTGGCTattgtgaattaattaaaaagaaatagtaaGAGTTTAAATAATACTCTTGTGATTGAGAAAATCCTTCGATCTTTAGATTTGAAGTTTTATTATATCATTGTGGTCATTAAAGAATCTAAAGATTTAGATTCTATGACAATTGATCAACTTATGGGATTGTTTCAAGCCCATGAAGAGagattaaaaaggaagaaatcaaCATATCAATTTAATTGTTAATGTGCCTATGAAAAGAAATGGagcatttttcttaaatattcaaaatgatgTTGTAAAATGTCTAAAATCTTATGTCAATGACTTCTCATGGATTTGACACTTAAGATTTGGATATCTTAATTTTGGTGGATTAAAATTATTGAgcaagaaaaatatggtgaGAGGATTGCATTCTAAAGATCACTTGGATCAATTATGTGAAGGATGTTTACTTGGAAAACATGCCCAATATAATTTTCCAAAAGAAGCAAGTACAAGAGCAATAGATGTACATGGGGCAATTCATTTGAACTCTTTTggtaagaataaatattttttgcttttcattgatgatttaAGTAGAAAAACTTGAAtgtattttttgaagaaaaaatccAAAGTATGCAGtgcttttaagaaatttaaagtACTTATTGAAGAGGAAAGTGACCAGAATATAAAGGCAATGAGATTTGATAGAGGAGACGAATTCACgtcaaaagaatttgaagaatatTGTGAAAATCATGGGATTTATTTGCCTCTAATGGTTCCTTAttctccacaacaaaatggataGCTAAAAGAACAAATAGAAATGTCCTTGACATGGCTCAAAGTATGTTGAAAAGTAAGAAAATGACATGGCTCAAAGTGGACTCATATTTCCATTAGTGATGAGACCAGGTAAAGTTTATTCGGAAGAGTGAAAAGCCACCCACATGCTGCTCAGACACTGATAGCTACCCAGTATGGGCACAATTCTACATAGATATATGGTTCTATAAAAGGCCCCTTGCCAAGTCTTGGTCACCACAAAAAATCCCACTAACATGTCCGTAAGGTGAGGAACTTCAGGCAACATTTCACACCACATTGTTTTAGAATGTTGGGTCCAAACGAACGAACCTGTCTTCATTTGGAGTCATGCGCACTCTTTTTCCAAGCTCAAGCAGTAAACGTGAAGAGAATGGCAGAAGACTGCAGCAAATGGATCAAAGTACCGTGTTTGAAGGTTAGAACATTTATACTCATAATTGATCGAATTGTTAATCCATGATGTTTCATGTGTAtgctcatccttttttttttcttttttttcttttttttttttactgttgaGTGAAGTCGTCTCTCCTTGTGTTGTTAATGAGGGACATAATAATGCATCCATTTTTCCACACCATGGCATTGTCAAGCTCTAAGGGAGGGCCAAAGGTCAAGACACATGCAAAAGACCAATCTAATAGTCACACATCCCTTTGGAATTCAAACACAGAAATGGAGGTATACCTGTTTGGAGTTTCTGGTTCGATGTCCTAGTCCATGGTGTATATATGgtctattttattattgaaagcaAAGCAACTCTATACTTCTCATAGGATTTTTCTTAGCAATTTGATCctttttcctattatatttAGGACAATCTGAAGCAATTGACAAGCAACCGCATAGAATAGAAATGGATGATTTCACAATAAATCAAGAAGATAAAATTAACATTATGACATGTCGATGCAATTAAAGTTATGATGTATAGAGATATAGAGTGATAACTGTACTACAATTCATGTTAGGCTCCATatggaaagtgtttttgaaaacaattttaaaaacggTTTATGGAAATTTTTGTTCTCTAGAACAAAAGTATGtctataatttgaaaaaatgttcttaatatatatattttttatatttttaaatatattttaaaaataaaattttatctataaatttttattttaaattattttttatatttgtgtaattatttttaaaaataataataataaaacaattgaaaacaagtgaaagatgttttataaaaaatagtctattttctgtttttaagaatagaaaatcatttttattttttagttatcaaacatggatttcattttttttttctctctaaaaaacatcaaattattcttaaaactaGTTGCTAAATAAGTTTAAGACATGTCTCTAATGCATGCACCCAATTCTTGTTTTTAagcaaaattttgtaattttgaaataaatttaatcatGTTAGGTGATTAAGTGAACTATTAATTATCGGAAATAACTCTCACTATGTCAGTTTTATGTCTCCTTTGGTGACTAAAAAATAGAACTTTCCATCAACCAACTCCCTTATTGAAGTACACATCTTATTCATGggaagcatatatatatatatatatatatatatatatatatatatataaaatagggTTTTTAGTCTAATATAAATTTGTGTGTTTCATCACTTTAAGGGTTAAGGTTATTGTAAAGACTCACAAAGAATTGTGATACTTGGATAAGAGATAAATTGGCTTAATCTAATGAACCGCCTCTCTCTTCGATTGGTGACTTGATAGAAGCTCTGGTGGAGCCCAAATTCCACAAGCGATGAGACCACAAAAAGCTAGTTAAGCTCTGGTTCTATTTCCTAGTCCATGGTGTATATTTGGTCTATTCTAATATAGAAAGCAAGGCAACCTTGTACTTTTCATAGGAGTTCTCTTAATAATTTCATCTTGAATCAAGAATAGTAGTTggattattaaagaaataattaaagttaTGAGATATGAAGATAGATAATGATAACAGTTATGCAATTCTTCAAGTTAAAGCTCTAcgtaagaaatgtttttaaaattatttttgaaggacaaattttgagaacaagtgttttattgaacaaaagtctatttaaaaacttgaaaaaaaatatgttttatctattttctatattttaaaaataaattttatttctaatgttttattttttcttattctctatatttgtataatcattttttaaaataaccttgaaaaaacaattaaaagatactttgaaaataccaaattttctattttttttattgttgaatatgttctttttttctttaattataaagaacataaaattgttgTCAATAACAGTTGCTAAATAGGGTCTAAGACATGTGCATCTCTAACACATGCAcccaattcttatttttaaccacttctgtcacgccccaagatccactccaagggcgtgacggtcatttcacacctcaaacccgaaggcttaaagtataatttgacccaaacattcatattgtaactggatgttaccaattaccatATACCtattcagagtagcggaacaaaatctaaaatcctcaaaattcaatttccaaataacttccaaataccaaatgatccaaatgaacataactaacagttaaaacaaaatccaacataaaatcctaagtcaaatcctaatgatgaccattcctcagcctagccatcactcctcacccgaactaagagtacctgaaaaattttcaacaattgggaatgagctcacagcccaataagaaatattaatgcagtttatggatcaaatattttcatttcaaataggagatatcaaatttttttttttctcatcaaatatcagagtttcaaaaataccaatatattcaaaattcaaccaaccaatttcatatcaaattcaaacactttcacataagattcaatcaaatccattcaatttttcattattctggttatcaaatatcaaatgcccagttaggtgggacttttcaaatgggtggctagcctcaaattgttcctggtggacggaaccaaacactactagtactagtaacctctaaccaaacccctagaggctggggtccaaatcaattacattccaccaagaaatgtaaaggtcaactattatatcccgttgacagggccgaatagtcaactattatatcccgttgacaggggCCAAATAAACCAAAGTGAtgttttgttcaagtattcaaatttacacaacataatatctccatattttgtgtcataaataaaacaaaatattccaacataatatttagtgcaaaacagtttgatccatgcatggtaacaaaatatcattttcttttccacaattcaaaataacatataaaataatttaattttataaatattgcattaacttcccttacctcaaaatgtGCAAAGACCTTGgaggaaaaataaccctgaaaagtctactcctcacctaacacaataaaagaccactattactatttacctcaaaatataaatctgataatcctaaaaatttctaaatgttaagattaatatttctgattaacaaagtaataatttaattactctattccttatttaattaaaattaataaattctcaatttgtttctaataacacattactaatttaattaaattacaaatttatttcattataaaattctatatataatatatatatatatatatatatatattttgctaaatctctcattctatttattacaaaaaaaaaagaccattattactattatcttatttattaatctaaaactaaatattattattattattattattttttaattaaacaattcaaaagccaTTCATGTCTCTCGGGAACACCAAACCaaaaagtaagttttttttttttttttattgccatctgattcattatatatatatatatatatatatatatatatatatatatatataaaaggcttCCTTCAAGGCACacgccctttttttttttttttttttccttctttccttccAGTGCTGTGCACAcgcgttcttttttttttttttttttattaaaattaaccctaacctaaaatcgaaactttccaaggaattttttttttcatctaataaaatttaagatcttccaaattccaacaataaaatcaaaatcttaaatttttattattttgatattaaaacgaattaaaaataaaataatctaaccctaatctagatttggggttttccaaaaaaaatatatctaatgtgtttgaaattaatcaatgaatctaaaatattaaactaggggttagatTCTTACatatagagatctgttctttaaccctgaaatctgactccaacctacgttctctggaattctgcgaacaggaactctattcagaaaagaatggaaagaataaaatttctaatttatacctagggtatttattcgtaaaattacccttttaccc
It encodes:
- the LOC117933231 gene encoding receptor-like protein 43 produces the protein MVADSSSFMQQPLCHDSESSALLQFKQSFLIDGHASGDPSAYPKVAMWKSHGEGEGSDCCSWDGVECDRETGHVIGLHLASSCLYGSINSSNTLFSLVHLRRLDLSDNHFNYSEIPFGVGQLSRLRSLDLSYARFSGQIPSELLALSKLVFLDLSANPMLQLQKPSLRNLVQNFAHLKKLRLSEVNISSTIPHELANLSSLTTLFLRECGLHGNQSVKRVASLWYEFFWLRSLKLDFNMLQGPLPIPPPSTSEYSVFGNKLTGGISPLICNMSSLMLLDLSSNNLSGRIPQCLAKLSKSLSVLDLGNNSLDGPIPQTCRMTNNLRVIDLGENQFQGQIPRSFANCMMLEHLVLGNNQIDDIFPFWLGALPQLQVLILRSNRFHGAIGSWHSNFRFPKLRIVDLSDNKFIGDLPSEYFQNWDAMKLTDIANDLRYMQARPEFEIPGYGWTARYMYSMTMTNRGMQRFYKKIPNIFIAIDFSGNNFKGQIPTSIGNLNGLHLLNLGGNNLTGHIPSSLGDLTQLESLDLSQNQLSGEIPLQLTRITFLAFFNVSHNHLTGPIPQGKQFTTFPNASLDGNLGLCGSPLSRACGSSEASPPTSSSSKQGSTSEFDWKFVLMGYGSGLVIGVSIGYCLTSWKHEWFVKTFGKWQRKWTRKERRGNKS